attattgatttatttttgctatatgtaaataaagtcttttttttttttcaatcaaagtTTCGTCGTTGCTTTCTtgtagctagtttagttagttaagTTTAGTTGTGCtttctggttgcttaggcgactccaGCCTCTTGGTCACAGACTGAGGTGCACAGATAGAGCCCCCCAGTAGCGTTACCATCTTGCTACTGTTAAAATTCTGGTTACCACGAGGCCTAGACCTGACAGGGACCCTACCAcgctaacatatatatatatatatatatatatatatatatatatatatatatatatatatatatatatatatatatatatataggacaggttatgtattttataagataagataagttatcattgtaaatatttaaagatGAATGCTTGTATTCAAGTTGTGTAAAACAATAACTTTAAACTAATTTTAGTGACTAACTTCTTTCCCTATGTGAGGATAACCATCTTAGTCTACTATGTGAGGATAACCATCTTAGTCTACTATGTGAGGATAACCATCTTAGTCTACTATGTGAGGATAACCATCTTAGTCTACTATGTGAGGATAACCATCTTAGTCTACTATGTGAGGATAACCATCTTAGTCTACTATGTGAGGATAACCATCTTAGTCTACTATGTGAGGATAACCATCTTAGTCTACTATGTGAGGATAACCATCTTAGTCTACTATGTGAGGATAACCATCTTAGTctactattaaaataaaaattaaaaaatttttaaaaaattaaaattaaaatattttggcattaatggtccactgcatcagtggattaaagactttctgatagggagagaacaaactgtaataataaatggctctaaatcaacaccgataacagtaaactcaggtgtacctcaaggaacagtcttgggtccactactatttttaatttacataaatgatttaccaaattgcattacttcaggaacaaaagtcagattatttgcagacgattgcataatatatagaacaataaaaacaacacaagacacagatattttacaaagagaattagatgaattacagaaatgggaatcaaattggagcatgtctttccacccagaaaaatgtcagttgttaagagtaacaaaaaaactaaaacaaattaattccacttatcttattcatggcaaaccagtaacacagactaaaaacgcaaaatacctaggtgttataataaatgaaaaactgtcatggaatccacatattgatgaaactacaaaaaaatcaaacaaagcattaggatttattaaaagaaatttctataaatcaaataagaacataaaactaaaatgttatttaaccttggttaggccaataatagaatatgcatcctctgtttgggacccttcaactcaagaaaacattaagaaactagaacagacacaaaatagagcagtgcgattcataacaaacgaatattcacatttgactagagtaacacgtttagtaaaatcactaaatttagaaagtcttcaggacagaagactcaaaagtaaagtagcaataatacataaaacactgaaccataatcttcaaatacaaaaacaaaatttaataaaatactctgaaagacacaaagataaaggcacattcctcgtcccatatgctaggacaaatttgtacaaatactccttctttcctagtgctattagagcatggaatgggttgcctgagctagccaggaaaaccagagacttggcagaatttaagtcattggttaatatgcatgactaaatgcatgacgcgtaggacgtaatcatcttcttttttgaagtaacgtctgtattatataagaagataagatgtgAGGATAACCATCTTAGTCTACTATGTGAGGATAACCATCTTAGTCTACTATGTGAGGATAACCATCTTAGTCTACTATGTGAGGATAACCATCTTAGTCTACTATGTGAGGATAACCATCTTAGTCTACTATGTGAGGATAACCATCTTAGTCTACTATGTGAGGATAACCATCTTAGTCTACTATGTGAGGATAACCATCTTAGTCTACTATATGAGGATAACTATCTTAGTCTACTATGTGAGGATAACTATCTTAGTCTACTCACAGTGCCATCCGTCAGTTGCACCTAGTAAGATACAggaaaaaaatatctattaataattatttacaaataaaagtgTAAATGCATtgtaatgaaattatttttgtagctttaaagtttataatagtattttaaacaaaaaagaaatgtcaaCAAACTAAgcagatatttttaaaactaagaatTTAAACATATCAATATTTTTAGCACTTCACAAATTAAAAGAGTGTAACACAAAATAGTGCTTCAACAACACATACCTGTCGTGATAGAATAAATGAAAGTTTGTCGTCTGGATGTAAAACTGTGAACGAAATTCTAGGCGCTATGAAATTAAACGATTCGCTCATTTGGCTCGTGTCTGCATGTTAAAAGTAGGAACGAAGTTCAAGGCGCACTGAAATTAAACAATCTGATCATTTGGTTCGtttctttcttattttgtgaaacaatttttttaagtttttttttcatggtcatcagttcaaagtttagaGTTTAACTGTGTGATAGTTAAACATGACTAATTTATTGGGGTAGAGAGTTATCTCAGACTGTAACatgttgaaatatatatattatacacaaGGGGTTGTAAGGTTGTTTTGCTGGAAGTtttaatggatataagcacacctataaaatgcttccaacgACATGCGTCACTAAAAGCCTCTGACACCAGTCCTATGCCTTGCCTTCACTTGCGGCTCAGATATTGGGTCTGGCGGAGGCGTCGGAAAAATTATCACAGacagaaggggcaaaggcaagCAACTGGTGCCTAAACCAATAAGCTTCGAACAGAAGGGACTTGTcggccttggctggctacccacataGGGGTAGAAAAACTCTAAATCCAagcctctgctgccttgcggctatacccaaacatggaaaAAACTTGGAGAGTCCACCCTTTAGGCAGCTtacagcacacagtgctacaccctggcagaagcCGCGATGTCACTCATCCCACACTTTATCGGCACCTGCCGTTTCTTGGGACATACCAGCTGTGAAAGGGGCCATAGATTATACataggaatagatctagaagaccATTGTTAATTAGAAAATAAGTTTTGACATAagagaaaatataaattaaaaaacttaAAGTTCAATCTAACAATTACCACTATTTATAACAACActcaaataaaattaacctcCAGAACAAAATGGATAACCAGTGaatataatgttaaaaataaagcaaattaaatttaaatttgattagagtaacaccattaataaaatcactaaacttaaagACACTACgggacagaaaaatataaagtaaagtagctataatacataaaacactaaaccataaactacagatagaaaaacaaaacctaatgaaatactcggaaatataaaagatataagcacatttcttattccatacgctagaacaaattcgtataagtgctccttcttccctagtgccattatattattgaatgggttgcctgaatcagccaggaaaaccaacgacttagcagagttaaagtcattgaataacatgcatgactagattgacacatgaaatacttaggacgtaattatcttcttttttgaagtcacgtctgtaatctataagaagGAGAAGAAGATAAGCACTACATCCAGACGTTACCTTTTAATGTTGTCGTCCTCATGGCATCTATTATTGTCCTTGTCACTGAAGAAGTTAACGTCTTTGGTGTGCTTGTTGTTGCTGAGGTAACAGTTGTCACTGGTGTGGATGGTGTCGCTGGTATGGTTGTCGCTGCTGTTGTGATATTTGTTGTTGCTGAGGTAGTTGTAATCACTTGCGAAGTTGTTATCTCTAAGGATGTTGTAGTAATTGCGACTGCTGTAGTTGTAGAACTAGTTGCAGGTGACGTTGAGGCTGTTGTCGTTGTTACGTTCTCTTtccatgaaataaaataaaagcaaaccCAATCAATTTTATAAACACGCAACATTCGCAAACGTAGCACTCGTCAGACAGGGCTATTTCGTAGTAATATGTCAATgtataacaagattacaaagaaatCATCAAAACTAGATTAGATTTgtatcttcatcatcatcagtcACATGACATGTGTCGTAAGGCTTGAAATAGTTTGCAGAACCAAATCCTTCCACTCTTCCGGTTCAACATAGCAGAATAGACACTGGTCAATTCTTTCACTTTGTCCAGTTGGCTTTTGTTTCTCCACTTAAATTGAAGTAAGATTATTGATTTATAGCTTTAGTTATCCTACAGGTGGAGTTAGAGTTAGGGTTTCTATAACAAAGTAATTTTTGTTGTCTTCTGTAGTAAAAGTGTGGTGGAGTTTCTTATCTCTGTTCAAAAGTTAATGTAAGTGTTCATTCTAACAAAATGGCAAATAAATACATAAGCCCCGGGAAGGACTCGAACCACGGACCCCGACCCGGCGCTTTCACCCAGTAGCGACTAGTAGCGAGCAGGTAGGCCCTACCAGTGTAAAATCTGTCAAGTCAGTattgttatttgttattgttattccTTCCAACACACTTAAGTTAGTACCTCATAGTTTTTAAACAATGTCTAATGCATAGATGGGATGGCATTGCAATATTCTCATTCAAACAACGCAAGAGAATTGTAGGCTTTTATGTCTTGGACATTttcttatacacacacacacagtggtATTTTAATACGTTTGTACATTTCAAAAGAATTTCGGTGACTGCAATTGCAGTAAGAATATGTAATTCTAACAAATTATGTGCTGACTAATTTTGCAATGTCGATCATTCTAACGAGTATTGTGCTGACTAATTTGAAATTTCTATTATTCTAATAAATATTTCGTTGTTGATGAGCCAATGGTCAGGAAACACTTGCGTATTTTGTTGATTGAAGCTGTGTTCAATCAATAATTGAAGATCTCGATGAGTATAACTTACCCAGTGGACGTTCACAAATCAAGTTTTCCGGGGAGTCCATGTTCTCGGCACTTACACGAATTTTGTTGGACGTTATCTCTGCCAGCCCTGCCCTTTGACCTGTCAAGGACGGCTGTGAAGAATCTGACCATGGCCTGaaaggaaatttaaaaacaaaaaatgttgtttCGAATCAGTTTGAAACCAGAAGGACAGCTGAAGTTCTCTATGTTTCAGGTGTTTTTGTCTTAAGTCTAGTGCCCTACTATTTCCATAGCTCTAGTTTTACTTCAGTAGACCTCTGCGTGCATGGCtcaataaaatttgagatcTGGACTCACTTGGCTAGATAATTGATGCCTCCGcctttaaaactatatctatcaataatgtacaagatatttcccttatttgagtGGTACAAGCCGCTCGGATACCAAGCAATGAGGTGTGTAGGGGAGTTCAAGGTCGAATTAACATAACGAATATATAATTGATGTTTGACTCGATCTGTGTTTGCTGAGCTGTCCAAAAGCCAGAACGAACaagcaaattataaaaattctttaaaaaataaaaaggcttATCTAAAGAGGAAGAAATCCGCCTTTAAagctatatctatcaataatgtacaagatatttcccttatttgatatcaaagaaAGCAATGaattacaatttttgtttattgattcgtcttttgttaggtacaataagtaattatttaaagtatcaactagGTCGGAGAATGTTCGGGGGAGAAATTgcgttaaaaattatttaagggaactaaacccaacaaatgtagccatatctatgaatactgaataattagtttcccttgttggcatcaagcaaaattattaattaccagtaattaattgactaattagttactttttagcggcccccgtaaggggaaaaagccgctattaggtttgtgcaaaatgtccgtctgtccgtctgtccgtctgtccgtctgtcacactcagatctcgaaaactagaagagatatgaaaaatattatttcatcattaaatccggcttgaaaagtttaggtgcaacggctacttttggttttctaaaagcaaaccgtttaatttataaaattaattatgcaagcgattttttcataaaaatacaccaattctaaaacaattacgtaaatgtaagggaggcaatgttacaatatgctaacaaagatggacaatttttgtgtattttcagtatcactaagtcaaatatatttttaaaatgtacagaaaatgtttacaacaaatacaaataatagttaaagacgttttttctggtcaactagctgctaaaattaaaagaaaacatttctgtttgtttataaaggctaataatgcactttgtatgtaaatatcacgcacatttttttaaatggactttttatgcagcgattttcgtgcagtagcgtaacgtcgcaacatgatcaggtgctaaaccaattccttaaactttttttaaaaatcagattttatttattttttgtttagtgcccccatccgaataaaagaagcttatttttgtgcgttttgtctgttggtcggtctgtccgtcacgattagatttaaaaaactagaactctaaaagctattgaaaatctgatttaccctttaatgttcctcccataacatctcaatagttttaagtatctaaaattgattgttccggatttttgtgtgcaaaactaatcaacgccaacaaatgtttgtttgctcttctaacttatattacattcaatttccatgcttaaacgttgcaaaaacacattatcaataatatgttgttccgttttttatgtaaatagcatattaatgctaaatcataatctctatactgacttatatttcattaagtgtaaaaatgttccggatattgttttataaaacatgaattatgcctaatgattgtttgaaatcgcataaggcttttaaaaaaagtaatttactagaattgattactgaaaattactttttagacatttaattttcttgtaaaacataacatagaatttttgtaatcgataaagaaagttccggattttgtttcttacaaatcgtcgtcagaaatttccgaatttatttaaaaatctactaacgcgaaataattgtttgaactccctcttctaattaataaacaaataatcttctcatttacgaaataatgtttttacggatttttatgaaaaatattttaactcactactctcttacagtacatttaactttctacctaaaacattaaaaaatctaattatcgttaatattatgttccgatttttaaggaaaacagaatccaaacaccaaagtaaggtatgaaaatctctccacgtggctgtagtacatctaatttttatacgagaccatccaaaaaatttaattaacggtattacatttatctgaaattctctttttcttttactatttatacaaacatccggaacaatctattatataaacttttcaattgtgttcatacctaaaaattattgcgatgttttgaaacgtaaaataaaggttaatcaatttttaataacttttagttgttttttttttatatcaagataacggacagaccgactgacagacaaatcgcaaaaacaatgtggctttgatcttttttaaataatatctattagaactcagtgcaccaatgtctatgaaccctcgttaaatatctcgtgtaaataaagacatttttttttatggtaccggtactagcctattgtgaggaaatggaattttttttctttgacgtcatatgaatggactctttaaatgtaatgttaaaagaacgcactcggtgcaccaatgtctattaaccctcgaaaaaattgcttgtattaatgaaaacatattttagtctaactaagccgtgtgacgtagtgtttttttttcctttgacgtcacatggaatgaattctttaaatgaaatgctaaaagaacgcactcggtgcaccaatgtctatgaacactcgagaaatggctcgtgttgataaaggtgatttttagtctagctaggccttgtgacgtagtgttttttttcctttgacgtcatatggaatgaattctttaaatgaaatgctaaaagaacgcactctgtgcaccaatgtctatgaacactcgataaaaggctcgtaatgatgaaggcgatttttattctagctaggccgtgtgacgtggtgttttttttcctttgacgtcatatggaatgaattctttaaatgaaatgcttaaagaacgcactcggtgcaccaaagtctatgaacactcgataaaaggctcgtaatgatgaaggcgatttttattctagctaggccgtgtgacgtagtgttttttttcctttgacgtcatatggaatgaattctttaaatgaaatgcttaaagaacgcactcggtgcaccaaagtctatgaacactcgataaaaggctcttatagatgaaggcgatttttagtctagctaggccgtgtgacgtagtgtttttttttccctctgacgttatatggaattaattcttcaaatgaaaaaagaactcggtatagtaatgtttattaagcctcgttatgtgactcgagtttaaaaaaggaatgatatcttgatttagatctaatctagatttttttaaaactagatctagatttttattacagtatatctagatctggatttatattctaattaaaattattttggagtctagatctagaatttctagatctagtttagactaaaatagactagattaagatgtagaatttcaatttctaaacttaaagtgaaaaaaaaaagtgtagattttcatttccaaacgttttgatcaatattgtaatgttttaatatactaaaactaatctactattttttttattaaatttaaatttaaatttacggcaaatgaatctttgaaacattattacttttgaccatctgatggctgcctggtcctgccgtttgcgcgctggactgtcgttcagatttatggacggcccagggttcaaaccctgcccgctcccatcccccgtcgtcctgcgggaggtttggactaggaagtaattatcttcaactctgaaggaacatccgaaacgtgtaaaacattttacatcaaaattaaatcacctcttgaatattatttgcgaatatgcagatccgacagggatccgacttcgacgggggccgcctctgagtttgtgtaacacaaactctctttgtaatcttgtttttattgatttatgtcttgtctatgccaatgaataattgtgcgaaatttcaactacatccgagaatgggtgtgggagtaacatcgtgtacacactttgtaccagacagacagagtgagttgataaaagctttgtagaaaTGTGTCCCAGATTCCCCCAATATGTCCGCTAATAAATTGGACCACTGATCATTCTAAAGCAGAATGAAAGAAGCTttatacaataacaataataatagtatagaTATCAACTTCAATAGCTCCATACAACAtctcgtaaaagaaattatgtttacttttgtttagttGGAATGTTATTTCTAGTGTCTATGTTTTATTTGTGCAATTTTTGTAATTATTGGATTACATTAACTAATGACACAGCCTGGTACAAGTTGACAGCCCAATAAAAAATGACCTCTTACATAGGCCAGATGTGGGCTTGAAAACGTGTCCAGAAGGTATGTCCTACCTGTAACTGGTGCGACAACATAAATAACAGAATGTCGTCTGCTCGTAAGGTAACATTCAAGGGTAATTCAGATGCACGCTAGAGTGACGAGAACATGTGTCAAGTGCGATTACCTTGGTGTTACTACATGATTGTGTGTTAATGtgtcattatttattgtttgtctgtttaggtgtgtatgtgttgtgtgttcatgatgttacacattttaaatagagACAAGAAACATGACAAGGGCTAAGAGAACTAGAagcaaaaaaaagggggataaCAAAAGTACTTTatttccagttttttttttaattccgtTGAAATATGAAACTTActttgaaaacattgaaaattattatttagtaCTTTATTCTTTTAAtctaaacaaaatctagctaAAACAGCTTAGAATAAGTCATGTCTGGCCAGTGTGGGCTACTGATATTGTATAATCAAAGTATGTAAATAAGAAAATGTATGGACAAAACTCACGTTATTTCATTATCAAACTCTGACCCATCCAGCCATTTCCAGGCATGAATTGTTTCAGTGACATCCCTGCTCAGTCCAAGCCACCATCTCTTTAGAACAGgataggttttaaataaatgatcttGCAACAATTCCTTTATCAAAGGAGAAAAAATATTGTGTCATTATAAAtgttattcgtttttttttttataatcctaAATAGCCTTGACATCTGATTTGATTGAGAAAAATGCATCTACTTACTACAAATACTAGCTactatggaagttatctaaaataacaatatgccATGTTCTTacatcaaccgaggggataatgacaactgatcTCGCAAACACCTTCGTCAGAGGGCAGTACTCCTGCAGATCTACCGCATCAGCAGAAAATTTATGTTTGAatggactacaatgaattttgtttctctctaatgaATTTCGatcctggcagtgccagagaatgaataatTATCTGTCTTAAATAAGAATGATACTTTTTAAACGCATAGGACATTTTTGAAGCCCTCTAGTGTGGTTTCTATACGTTTCTCATAAGGTCTCTGTGTTCAGTTCTTTATAATCATGTATAATTCGCCTTTTGATTTGACAATACCCAATACCGCCTCCCTTCTGTATCATTTTGTCCACTTACGTATTCCTTTTCGTTGCTAATGCTGACCAGTTCTGCGTCTGTCTCTCTACAGGACTGTTGACCATCTTGCCAGGAATTCTGCGTTGCTACAAAGAGGTAACAACGTGTGTCCAGTTTGGTCCAGCCCTTCCTACACGTCAGCTCGGATGGTACCTCTATATAGACATAGAGTTTTACAGTTTTGAAAGATGCATGAATGTTTTAAATGGGCAAACTTTTTTTACAAGGGGGACAACAAGCTTCTTTACCTTCATATcgcggcgttccagtaccacctcatcgtggtcgccgcCTGAACACCCTGCTCTTAAGGGTGTTAAGGGTCTTAAaggtctgggttttttttatacaaactcaatagttttaaactaaataagaagatcctagatactttttacggcgcgactatgcaaaatctgctaacatatggaataaaatgttggcaaggcaacgcttcatctaaaccATTGCGACGTCtaaaaaacatcat
The DNA window shown above is from Biomphalaria glabrata chromosome 5, xgBioGlab47.1, whole genome shotgun sequence and carries:
- the LOC106067003 gene encoding asialoglycoprotein receptor 1-like isoform X2, translating into MTMKVDVVLFCCMLIFFTRCEVPSELTCRKGWTKLDTRCYLFVATQNSWQDGQQSCRETDAELVSISNEKEYELLQDHLFKTYPVLKRWWLGLSRDVTETIHAWKWLDGSEFDNEITPWSDSSQPSLTGQRAGLAEITSNKIRVSAENMDSPENLICERPLENVTTTTASTSPATSSTTTAVAITTTSLEITTSQVITTTSATTNITTAATTIPATPSTPVTTVTSATTSTPKTLTSSVTRTIIDAMRTTTLKVRLELRSYF
- the LOC106067003 gene encoding nuclear pore complex protein DDB_G0274915-like isoform X1, whose amino-acid sequence is MSIVHFNYLIIWCFSNQFTIEIFDVDRNMSCQGNAVFFNPRSKGKEYEVPSELTCRKGWTKLDTRCYLFVATQNSWQDGQQSCRETDAELVSISNEKEYELLQDHLFKTYPVLKRWWLGLSRDVTETIHAWKWLDGSEFDNEITPWSDSSQPSLTGQRAGLAEITSNKIRVSAENMDSPENLICERPLENVTTTTASTSPATSSTTTAVAITTTSLEITTSQVITTTSATTNITTAATTIPATPSTPVTTVTSATTSTPKTLTSSVTRTIIDAMRTTTLKVRLELRSYF